One segment of Hemitrygon akajei chromosome 15, sHemAka1.3, whole genome shotgun sequence DNA contains the following:
- the hnrnph1l gene encoding heterogeneous nuclear ribonucleoprotein H1, like encodes MSTTENDGFVIRVRGLPWSSAAEEVMRFFSDCKILNGISGIHFTYTREGRPSGEAFIQLESEDDVKLALKKDKESMGHRYVEVFKSNNIEMDWVLKHTGPNSPDSSNDGCVRLRGLPFGCSKEEIVQFFTGLEIVPNGITLPMDYQGRSTGEAFVQFATQDIAEKALKKHKERIGHRYIEIFKSSRAEVRTHYDPPRKLMGGQRPGPYDRPMAGRVYGIPNRAGSYEKMRRGVYGGGYGSYDDYNGYSDGYGYGTEHAYGRDRGLTAQAYGTTDTSFQSTTGHCVHMRGLPFRATENDICNFFSPLNPVRVHIEIGSDGRVTGEADVEFATHEDAVAAMSKDKAHMQHRYVELFLNSTSGGTGSSYAAQIAGMGSQSSYASQSYGSPNSQQISAGYGVYGSQASLSAYDYFAGSQAGMNGSYFGTGSRGSMGMNGMGAMSNMSGGWGM; translated from the exons ATGTCTACCACAGAAAATGATGGATTTGTTATCCGTGTCCGTGGACTTCCATGGTCCTCCGCTGCTGAGGAAGTGATGCGCTTTTTCTCTG attgcAAAATCCTAAATGGGATTTCTGGAATTCATTTTACTTATACCAGAGAAGGCCGACCAAGTGGAGAAGCATTCATTCAATTGGAATCTGAAGATGATGTCAAACTTgcattgaagaaagataaagaaagTATGGGACATAGATATGTAGAAG TATTTAAATCTAACAACATTGAAATGGACTGGGTTTTGAAGCACACCGGCCCCAATAGCCCCGATTCGTCAAATGATGGCTGTGTTCGTCTTAGGGGACTGCCGTTTGGCTGTAGCAAGGAAGAGATAGTACAATTTTTTAcag GGTTGGAAATCGTGCCAAATGGGATAACATTGCCGATGGACTACCAGGGGAGGAGCACGGGGGAGGCCTTCGTGCAGTTTGCCACACAGGATATAGCTGAAAAGGCTCTAAAGAAACACAAGGAAAGAATAGGGCACAG GTATATTGAAATTTTCAAGAGCAGTCGGGCTGAAGTGCGCACCCATTATGATCCACCTCGTAAATTAATGGGTGGTCAAAGACCAGGTCCTTATGACAGACCAATGGCTGGGAGAGTTTATGGTATTCCCAATCGAGCTGGATCTTATGAGAAGATGAGACGTGGAGTGTATGGTGGTG GTTATGGAAGCTATGATGATTACAATGGATACAGTGATGGCTATGGCTATGGCACTGAACATGCATATGGACGAGATAGGG GATTGACTGCACAAGCATATGGAACCACTGATACTAGCTTTCAAAGTACAACGGGTCATTGTGTGCACATGAGAGGGCTGCCTTTTCGAGCTACAGAGAATGATATCTGCAAT TTCTTCTCGCCACTGAACCCAGTTCGTGTCCACATAGAAATTGGATCTGATGGTAGAGTGACAGGAGAAGCTGATGTTGAGTTTGCTACCCATGAGGATGCCGTGGCTGCTATGTCAAAAGACAAAGCCCATATGC AGCATAGATATGTAGAACTCTTCCTGAACTCTACTTCTGGAGGCACTGGCAGTAGCTATGCAGCTCAGATTGCAGGAAtgg GAAGCCAGTCAAGTTATGCAAGCCAAAGCTATGGTAGTCCCAACAGTCAACAGATAAGTGCTGGATATGGTGTTTATGGAAGCCAAGCCAGTTTGAGTGCATATG